In Podospora pseudoanserina strain CBS 124.78 chromosome 5, whole genome shotgun sequence, a single window of DNA contains:
- a CDS encoding hypothetical protein (EggNog:ENOG503NUFV; COG:Q) produces MASWYLSLFIGILAFTIFKLRNVGRRPKGLPPGPRTLPLIGNLHQIPSNNAYVQFKKWAEEYGPVYSLITGTKVMIVLNTDVAIKDLLDKRSNIYSSRPEMYISSLASGGLRMLLMPYGDTWRRVRKLFHGLLHLKASNSYVPYQDLESTSMMIALLEEPDKVLHHIRRYTNSLTTQIVYGFRTPKIDDPKLLRLYHVIEEWSSITGAGAAAVLDVFPIFRSLPPFIRPLYRHALDLKERTFDLYKGHWLEAKKKVQNGTAKPCFCVGIANAQESQKFDDDFAAMVAGTALEASSDTTASTLAGFVLAIILYPEAQNKAQRVVDEVCGDRFPSIEDMENPKAQYIRACVKENLRWMPTAILGAPHAVIKDDEYMGYRIPKGAGVVYNAWAVHMDAERHPNPRVFDPDRYIHDFASSTESAQQADATKRDHFSFGAGRRICEGMHVVDRSMFLVIARLMWAFKFEKAIDEVTGQEITPDQDNLVGGFLMQPRPFRLKITRRSEKKAETVREKWGECLGLLDEGGQWRSVPEGMPFTVSEGDGKGE; encoded by the exons atGGCGAGCTGGTACTTGTCCCTTTTCATAGGCATTCTGGCCTTTACGATCTTCAAGCTTCGCAATGTCGGCCGTCGACCGAAAGGTCTCCCTCCTGGACCTcgaaccctccccctcatcggCAATTTACACCAGATACCCTCCAACAACGCATATGTCCAATTCAAGAAGTGGGCAGAAGAATACGGCCCAGTCTACTCGCTGATCACCGGGACGAAAGTCATGATTGTGCTCAACACCGACGTCGCCATCAaagacctcctcgacaagcgCAGCAACATCTACTCATCCCGACCGGAGATGTACATCTCCTCCCTTGCCAGCGGCGGCCTCCGCATGTTGCTCATGCCATACGGTGATACCTGGCGGCGAGTCAGGAAGCTCTTCCATGGGTTGCTGCATCTGAAGGCGTCGAACTCGTACGTCCCCTACCAGGATCTCGAGAGCACATCCATGATGATTGCGTTGTTGGAAGAACCAGACAAGGTGCTGCATCATATTAGACGGTACACCAACTCCTTGACCACCCAGATCGTCTACGGGTTTCGAACCCCAAAGATTGATGACCCCAAGCTGCTCAGGCTGTACCACGTTATTGAGGAGTGGTCGTCCATCACCGGCGCCGGGGCGGCAGCTGTCTTGGACGTCTTTCCCATTTTCCGATCCCTACCCCCTTTCATTCGCCCACTTTATCGCCATGCATTGGACCTCAAAGAGCGAACGTTTGACCTCTACAAAGGCCACTGGCTCGAGGCGAAGAAAAAGGTGCAGAATGGCACAGCCAAGCCATGTTTCTGCGTCGGTATTGCCAACGCACAAGAAAGCCAAaagtttgatgatgactttGCTGCCATGGTTGCTGGGACGGCGCTGGAGGCAAGCTCGGATACCACTGCCTCGACGCTGGCGGGGTTTGTCCTTGCTATAATCTTGTATCCGGAGGCGCAAAACAAGGCGCagagggtggttgatgaagttTGCGGGGATAGATTCCCCTCGATTGAGGATATGGAAAACCCAAAAGCGCAGTATATCAGGGCTTGTGTGAAGGAGAACTTGAGGTGGATGCCGACCGCGATATTGGGCGCGCCGCATGCGGTGATTAAGGATGATGAGTATATGGGGTATAGGATTCCCAAAGGGGCAGGGGTGGTGTATAATGCTTG GGCTGTACATATGGACGCCGAACGGCACCCTAACCCCCGCGTCTTTGATCCTGACCGGTACATCCATGACTTTGCTAGCTCGACCGAGTCAGCTCAGCAGGCTGACGCTACCAAGCGGGATCATTTTAGTtttggggcggggaggagaaTCTGCGAGGGGATGCACGTGGTTGACAGGTCGATGTTTCTTGTTATTGCGAGGTTGATGTGGGCGTTCAAGTTCGAGAAGGCGATTGATGAGGTGACGGGGCAGGAGATCACACCCGATCAGGATAATCTAGTCGGTGGGTTCCTGATGCAGCCCAGGCCATTTAGGTTGAAGATCACGCGCAGGAGCGAGAAGAAAGCGGAGACGGTGAGGGAGAAGTGGGGGGAGtgtttgggtttgttggaTGAAGGGGGGCAGTGGAGGAGTGTACCGGAGGGGATGCCGTTTACTGTTTCtgagggggatggaaagggggagtgA
- a CDS encoding hypothetical protein (EggNog:ENOG503P7JP; COG:S), which produces MPPPHLEYKPIDHSIAQIRVLTIHLGSSDDPILCSLTRHSLQHENDYEALSYTWGDPTRNYLISIGAASLPVTKSAHDALRHLRLKDRDRRVWIDAICINQDDNTERNRQVEYMGQIFKGASRVLAWLGPTGPGTDEAFELIRAVSAKSPMKPALDVWRAIEPLTALMNRPFWSRTWILQEVICPEKAPLIGCGNKWEDWETWAAASPLAMGEELEDVLNPKSSILGRQTLKAYAKAFEMFSGIDYLRQQSYELQHHHSGQGITNLNEVLTVSINTECSDLRDHVFAIVGMIHFDGIAAGIHPPKPDYSTCRRSTPKWQSFRLRVTRH; this is translated from the coding sequence atgCCACCTCCACATCTTGAATACAAACCCATCGATCACTCGATCGCCCAAATCCGCGTCTTGACGATCCACCTAGGGTCGTCCGACGATCCAATCTTATGCTCCCTGACCCGCCACAGCCTGCAACATGAAAACGACTACGAAGCCCTCTCCTACACTTGGGGGGATCCAACCCGCAATTACTTGATTTCCATCGGCGCGGCCTCTCTGCCCGTCACCAAGTCAGCTCATGATGCTCTTCGCCACCTCAGACTCAAAGATCGGGACCGCCGGGTCTGGATCGACGCCATCTGCATCAACCAAGACGACAATACAGAGAGGAATCGCCAGGTCGAGTACATGGGACAAATTTTTAAGGGCGCATCCCGTGTTCTTGCATGGCTGGGCCCAACTGGTCCTGGGACCGACGAGGCTTTTGAGCTCATTAGAGCTGTTTCTGCGAAGTCCCCCATGAAGCCGGCTCTGGACGTGTGGCGCGCCATTGAGCCTTTGACAGCCCTGATGAACCGGCCTTTTTGGAGCAGAACATGGATTCTACAGGAGGTCATTTGCCCAGAAAAAGCGCCGCTTATCGGATGTGGGAACAAGTGGGAAGACTGGGAGACATGGGCTGCTGCCAGCCCTCTGGCTatgggggaggagcttgaaGACGTCTTGAACCCAAAGTCGAGCATATTAGGGCGTCAAACTTTGAAGGCATACGCCAAGGCTTTCGAAATGTTCTCGGGGATCGACTATCTGCGACAGCAGTCTTATGagctccaacaccaccacagtgGCCAGGGCATCACCAACCTAAACGAGGTCCTCACCGTGAGCATCAATACGGAATGTTCCGACCTTCGAGATCACGTCTTTGCCATTGTTGGCATGATACACTTTGATGGGATTGCGGCGGGCATtcaccctcccaaaccgGATTACAGCACGTGTCGGAGGTCTACACCGAAATGGCAAAGTTTTCGATTGAGAGTGACAAGACACTGA